The Paenibacillus tianjinensis genome has a window encoding:
- a CDS encoding sensor histidine kinase, which yields MAPHRTGAAVLLEQTPGNTAEKKRGKLKIFFGYAEGVGKTSAMLYAALEEQKEGVDVVAGYIETHHRPETAALADDLEQLPSLELPSKTAAIREFDLDLAIRRRPDLILLDELAHHNASGCRHKKRYQDVEELLRSGINVYTTINVQHIESLHDVVSAITGNSVTERIPDSVFDSADQIELVDIPPDDLIERLSKGKLYPGEQGEMAAGSSIFVKTKLIALREIALRYTADQLNRIAQRYSERANKNTYNTADHILVCLSSAASSKKVIRTAARMAEAFRGSFTALYVETPKTKDLTPKSKAELRENLRLAEQLGAQLATVYGEDVSGQIAEYAKSSRVTKIVIGRSQSSKKRWLTKTSLVEKLTALAPNIDIHIIPDTQPAPYNRFPAYVKPRLSLADTLKTIGILTVCTLIGLWFQFLGFREANIITVYILGVLLNAMVTSGRLYSAITSILSVLVFNFFFTKPYFSLEAHDSGYPVTFLVMLLASIISSTLTMRIKEQARQSAQKAYRTEVLLETSRKLQQAEGAPAIVNETAIQMVKLLDRTVIFYPVEQDNLAEPLIFPKVESAVNLRAYTGVNEWAVADWVYKNNKRAGATTDTFSAASCLYHAVRGGDTVFAVAAIVMDQEEPLEIFEKSLMIAMLGECALALEKELLNERQKEISLQIQQEQLRANLLRGISHDLRTPLTSISGNAGILMGNSMVLSEEQKTGLYTDIYDDSMWLINLVENLLSITRIDNGSLNLDFQAELLEEVIAEALMHVNRNSVEHTIQTMLEDELLMAKMDSRLIVQVLINLVDNAIKYTQAGSKIIVSARREQQRVRVEISDNGPGISEEAKSKLFDMFYTADNQRGDSRRGLGLGLSLCKSIVHAHGGTIEVKNNVPQGTVFSFTLQAEEVNVHE from the coding sequence ATGGCACCTCACCGAACCGGAGCTGCTGTCCTGCTGGAGCAGACCCCAGGGAACACGGCAGAGAAAAAACGCGGCAAGCTAAAAATATTTTTTGGATATGCAGAAGGGGTCGGAAAGACCAGCGCCATGCTCTATGCCGCTCTTGAGGAGCAGAAGGAAGGCGTGGACGTCGTAGCCGGCTACATTGAGACGCATCACCGTCCGGAAACAGCGGCTCTTGCCGATGACCTGGAACAGCTGCCATCGCTGGAGCTTCCTTCCAAAACAGCCGCAATCCGCGAATTTGACCTCGATCTTGCCATCCGGAGACGGCCTGACCTGATTCTGCTGGATGAGCTGGCTCATCACAATGCGTCCGGCTGCCGGCACAAAAAAAGATACCAGGATGTCGAGGAACTGCTGCGGTCGGGAATTAACGTATATACAACAATTAATGTCCAGCATATAGAAAGCCTGCATGATGTAGTTTCGGCAATTACCGGCAACTCCGTAACCGAGCGTATACCGGATAGTGTATTTGACAGTGCCGATCAAATTGAACTGGTCGACATTCCACCCGATGATCTGATCGAACGTCTGAGCAAAGGAAAGCTATACCCTGGGGAGCAGGGGGAAATGGCAGCCGGATCGTCTATATTTGTCAAAACGAAGCTAATCGCTTTACGGGAAATCGCTTTACGTTATACCGCAGATCAGCTGAATCGTATCGCTCAGCGATACAGTGAAAGGGCGAATAAGAATACTTATAACACAGCAGATCATATTCTAGTCTGTCTGTCTTCCGCTGCCTCAAGTAAAAAGGTAATCCGCACAGCAGCTAGGATGGCTGAAGCTTTCCGCGGATCTTTTACGGCACTCTATGTAGAAACGCCAAAAACCAAAGACCTCACACCCAAAAGCAAGGCGGAGCTCAGAGAAAATCTGCGGCTCGCCGAACAGCTTGGTGCGCAGCTTGCCACGGTATATGGTGAAGATGTCTCTGGTCAGATTGCGGAATATGCCAAATCAAGCCGGGTCACCAAGATTGTGATCGGCCGTTCCCAGAGCAGTAAAAAAAGATGGCTCACTAAAACCAGTCTGGTAGAAAAGCTGACTGCGCTGGCACCGAATATTGATATACACATTATTCCGGATACCCAACCGGCTCCCTATAACAGATTTCCGGCCTATGTGAAGCCGCGCCTCTCACTGGCAGACACCTTGAAGACGATCGGGATTCTGACGGTTTGCACCTTAATCGGACTGTGGTTTCAATTTCTAGGATTCCGGGAAGCGAATATCATCACGGTGTACATTTTGGGAGTTCTGCTGAATGCTATGGTTACCAGCGGCAGGCTTTACAGTGCGATAACTTCGATCTTAAGCGTGCTTGTCTTCAACTTTTTCTTCACTAAGCCGTATTTCTCTTTAGAAGCGCATGATTCCGGGTATCCGGTTACCTTTCTGGTCATGCTGCTGGCTTCTATTATAAGCAGTACTCTTACCATGCGGATCAAGGAACAGGCGCGCCAATCTGCGCAAAAAGCGTACCGGACTGAAGTACTCTTAGAGACAAGCCGTAAGCTGCAGCAGGCGGAGGGTGCCCCGGCGATCGTCAATGAAACTGCAATCCAAATGGTGAAGCTGCTGGACCGGACGGTCATATTCTACCCCGTGGAGCAGGACAACTTAGCCGAGCCGCTTATTTTTCCAAAGGTAGAATCAGCGGTAAATCTCCGGGCATATACCGGTGTGAACGAATGGGCTGTTGCAGATTGGGTGTACAAGAACAATAAGCGTGCCGGAGCAACCACGGATACCTTTTCGGCTGCCAGTTGTCTGTACCATGCCGTCCGTGGCGGGGATACCGTATTCGCAGTAGCTGCCATTGTGATGGACCAGGAAGAGCCATTGGAAATTTTCGAGAAAAGCCTTATGATTGCCATGCTCGGAGAATGTGCGCTAGCACTGGAGAAAGAGTTGCTGAATGAGCGGCAAAAGGAAATCTCGCTGCAAATCCAGCAGGAACAGCTGCGCGCCAATCTGCTGCGGGGGATCTCCCATGATCTGCGTACGCCGCTTACCAGTATTTCCGGTAATGCCGGAATTCTTATGGGAAACTCTATGGTGTTGAGCGAGGAACAGAAAACAGGCTTGTACACGGATATATATGACGACTCCATGTGGCTGATCAACCTGGTGGAGAATTTACTGTCCATTACGCGGATTGACAATGGCAGCTTAAATCTGGATTTTCAGGCGGAGCTGCTGGAAGAGGTTATTGCTGAAGCGCTGATGCATGTTAACCGCAACAGTGTAGAGCACACTATTCAAACGATGCTGGAAGATGAGCTGCTAATGGCCAAAATGGATTCCCGGCTGATTGTTCAGGTTCTCATTAATTTAGTGGACAACGCAATCAAATATACTCAAGCCGGTTCGAAAATCATTGTGTCGGCGAGACGCGAACAACAACGGGTAAGGGTCGAAATATCCGATAACGGCCCCGGGATATCTGAGGAAGCCAAGAGCAAGCTGTTTGATATGTTTTATACGGCAGACAATCAACGCGGAGACAGCCGCCGCGGCTTGGGGCTGGGGCTGTCACTGTGCAAATCGATAGTGCATGCTCATGGAGGTACAATTGAAGTAAAGAATAATGTTCCGCAGGGCACGGTGTTCAGCTTCACCCTGCAGGCTGAGGAGGTGAATGTTCATGAATAA
- a CDS encoding response regulator: MNKPLILVVEDDKPIRKLITTTLETQGYKYHTAETGEASILEAVSHQPDIMILDLGLPDMDGVDIIKKVRSWSNIPIIVVSARSEDRDKIDALDAGADDYLTKPFSVEELLARLRVSLRRIRYDSDKLQKDASVFTNGNLKIDYAAGCVWMEQEEIHLTPIEYKLLCLLAKNAGKVLTHNYILKEIWGSHTYDIPALRVFMATLRKKIEKSPSQSKIIQTHIGVGYRMLQAGEDSRVI, encoded by the coding sequence ATGAATAAACCATTGATTCTTGTTGTAGAGGATGACAAGCCGATCCGCAAGCTGATTACGACCACGCTGGAGACACAAGGCTACAAATATCATACAGCTGAGACCGGCGAAGCATCGATCTTAGAGGCGGTGTCCCATCAGCCGGATATAATGATTCTGGATTTGGGGCTGCCGGATATGGATGGTGTGGACATTATCAAAAAAGTCCGGTCCTGGTCGAATATTCCCATTATTGTTGTCAGCGCACGCAGCGAGGACCGTGACAAAATTGATGCACTGGATGCAGGTGCAGATGATTATCTGACAAAACCGTTCAGTGTGGAGGAGCTGCTGGCCCGGCTGCGGGTCAGTCTGCGGCGTATCCGCTATGACAGTGACAAGCTGCAGAAGGATGCGTCGGTTTTTACCAACGGGAATTTAAAAATCGATTATGCCGCAGGCTGCGTATGGATGGAACAGGAAGAAATCCACCTGACCCCGATTGAATATAAGCTGCTGTGTCTGCTGGCCAAGAACGCAGGCAAAGTATTGACGCATAATTATATCCTGAAGGAAATCTGGGGCAGTCACACCTATGATATCCCTGCCCTGCGTGTATTTATGGCGACTCTGCGCAAAAAAATCGAAAAATCACCTTCGCAGTCTAAGATCATCCAGACCCACATCGGAGTCGGCTACAGGATGCTGCAGGCAGGAGAAGATAGCAGAGTTATCTGA
- the kdpF gene encoding K(+)-transporting ATPase subunit F: MTVVLTVTLLLFLYLVYALIHPEKF; this comes from the coding sequence ATGACAGTGGTGTTAACAGTAACCCTCCTGTTGTTTCTGTATCTGGTGTACGCCTTGATTCATCCGGAGAAATTCTAA
- the kdpA gene encoding potassium-transporting ATPase subunit KdpA produces the protein MGIVQIIVVIAILLLLVKPAGTYLYHVFSNEPNKTDRIFGGVERGIFKLSGLHKREGMSWKTYALSFLSTNIVLVAFGYIVLRLQAGLPLNPNGITGMEQTLTFNTVISFITNTNLQHYSGETGLSYFSQMAVITMLMFTSAASGFSVAVAFVRGITGRASLGNFFEDFVKAHTRVFLPLALLITLVLVGLQVPQTLKPSIQLTTLEGQVQQIATGPVASLESIKHLGTNGGGFFGANSAHPFENPSPLTNVIEILSMWTLPAALPYMYGLFAKNKRQGWGIFAAMMTLFVLLLSLNYYAESSGNPAINSMGIDASQGSMEGKEVRFGIPQSSLFTTVTTAATTGSVNNMHDTQTPLGSITPLALMMLNNVFGGKGVGLVNMLMYAILAVFLCGLMVGRTPEFLGRKIEAREMKLIAVAILIHPLIILVPTAASFLTDLGQGAISNSGYHGLTQVLYEYVSAAANNGSGFEGLADNNTFWNMMTGVVMLLGRYVSIIALLAVAGSLLRKQPVPETIGTFRTDNGLFTGILIATVLIIGALTFLPVVVLGPIAEHLTLR, from the coding sequence GTGGGCATTGTGCAAATTATCGTAGTCATTGCTATACTGCTGCTGCTGGTAAAACCGGCAGGTACTTATTTATATCATGTATTCTCAAATGAACCGAATAAGACAGACCGCATTTTCGGCGGTGTTGAACGCGGGATCTTCAAATTAAGCGGTCTTCATAAACGTGAAGGAATGTCATGGAAGACCTATGCGTTGAGCTTTTTGTCGACCAACATTGTACTGGTTGCCTTCGGGTATATCGTTCTCCGCTTACAGGCCGGCCTGCCGCTCAATCCAAACGGGATAACCGGAATGGAACAGACGCTTACTTTTAACACGGTGATCAGCTTTATTACTAACACCAATCTTCAGCATTACAGCGGGGAGACAGGACTTTCTTATTTCTCGCAAATGGCTGTGATAACCATGCTGATGTTTACTTCTGCGGCCAGCGGTTTTTCCGTAGCAGTCGCTTTTGTAAGAGGGATAACCGGCAGGGCGTCACTGGGAAACTTCTTTGAAGACTTCGTTAAGGCACACACCCGTGTATTTCTGCCGCTTGCACTGCTTATTACCCTGGTGCTGGTTGGATTGCAGGTTCCGCAAACCTTGAAGCCTTCGATTCAGTTAACAACGTTAGAAGGTCAAGTACAGCAGATTGCTACGGGTCCGGTTGCTTCCCTGGAATCGATCAAACATCTGGGCACGAACGGCGGCGGCTTCTTCGGAGCCAACTCGGCGCATCCGTTCGAGAATCCATCACCGCTCACCAATGTGATTGAAATCCTGTCAATGTGGACGCTGCCGGCAGCTCTTCCCTATATGTACGGTCTGTTCGCCAAGAATAAACGGCAGGGCTGGGGAATCTTCGCCGCCATGATGACCTTGTTCGTGCTTCTGCTGTCACTTAACTATTATGCGGAGAGCAGCGGGAATCCGGCGATAAACAGCATGGGCATCGATGCTTCACAGGGCAGCATGGAGGGGAAAGAGGTGCGCTTCGGGATACCGCAATCCTCCTTGTTCACGACAGTAACGACTGCGGCCACGACAGGCAGCGTCAATAATATGCATGATACACAGACACCGCTCGGCAGTATAACTCCGCTGGCACTGATGATGTTAAATAATGTTTTCGGAGGCAAAGGGGTCGGCTTAGTGAACATGCTGATGTACGCCATCCTAGCCGTCTTCCTCTGCGGACTGATGGTCGGCAGGACACCGGAGTTTCTCGGCCGCAAAATTGAAGCCCGGGAGATGAAGCTGATTGCAGTTGCCATTTTGATCCATCCGCTGATTATACTGGTTCCTACAGCAGCCTCATTCCTGACGGATTTGGGTCAAGGTGCTATAAGCAATTCAGGATACCACGGCCTGACACAAGTCCTGTACGAATACGTCTCTGCTGCAGCGAATAACGGTTCTGGCTTTGAGGGGCTTGCGGATAATAACACCTTCTGGAATATGATGACCGGAGTGGTTATGCTGCTCGGACGGTATGTTTCCATCATCGCTCTGCTGGCAGTTGCAGGTTCGCTCCTCCGCAAGCAGCCTGTTCCTGAGACGATCGGTACCTTCCGCACAGACAACGGCCTGTTCACCGGTATTCTTATCGCTACGGTGCTGATTATTGGTGCACTGACATTCCTGCCGGTTGTTGTACTTGGTCCGATTGCCGAACATTTGACTCTACGCTAG